The Sylvia atricapilla isolate bSylAtr1 chromosome 12, bSylAtr1.pri, whole genome shotgun sequence genome has a segment encoding these proteins:
- the AGRP gene encoding agouti-related protein isoform X1: MNVLICGESRCALSHGSVLGPLLPGACGSKKRLSSPREQTAGSGGCAGRGCPLLTRHFPGWQGVMAMEGTGQAASRWADAGQAPLHRLSPRTMLNVLLLCCGLLQGIQAVLDLRSADLSCGHLQKASGGLEGMDRARPASLQRKAKEASAEAAGALPRLGFEQMALGVQEADGDLVQRGSLLEPQASSTELQAEGREERSPRRCVRLLESCLGHQIPCCDPCATCYCRFFNAFCYCRKISTNFPCGKN, translated from the exons ATGAATGTGCTCATATGTGGAGAGAGCAGATGTGCTCTCTCACATGGGAGTGTTTTGGggcctctgctcccaggtgcCTGTGGGTCCAAAAAAAGGCTCTCAAGTCCAAGGGAACAAACAGCTGGGagtggtggctgtgctgggagaggctgcCCCTTGCTAACACGGCACTTCCCAGGGTGGCAGGGGGTGATGGCAATGGAGGGGACAGGCCAGGCTGCCAGCAGGTGGGCTGATGCTGGCCAGGCCCCTCTGCACAGGTTATCCCCCAGGACCATGCTGAacgtgctgctgctgtgctgtgggctgctgcaggggatCCAGGCTGTCCTGGATCTCAGGAGTGCTGACCTGAGCTGTGGCCACCTGCAGAAGGCGAGcggggggctggaggggatggACAGAGCCCGCCCCGCCAGCCTGCAGCGGAAAGCGAAGGAGGCGTCTGCGGAGGCGGCAG GAGCTCTCCCAAGGCTGGGGTTTGAGCAGATGGCCCTGGGGGTCCAAGAAGCTGATGGTGACCTTGTGCAGAGGGGCAGCCTGCTGGAACCACAG GCATCATCCACAGAACTGCAAGCTGAGGGCCGTGAGGAGCGCTCCCCCCGCCGCTGTGTCCGTCTCCTGGAGTCCTGCCTGGGCCACCAGATCCCCTGCTGTGACCCCTGTGCCACCTGCTACTGCCGCTTCTTCAACGCCTTTTGCTACTGCAGGAAAATCAGCACCAACTTCCCCTGCGGCAAGAACTAG
- the AGRP gene encoding agouti-related protein isoform X2 has protein sequence MLNVLLLCCGLLQGIQAVLDLRSADLSCGHLQKASGGLEGMDRARPASLQRKAKEASAEAAGALPRLGFEQMALGVQEADGDLVQRGSLLEPQASSTELQAEGREERSPRRCVRLLESCLGHQIPCCDPCATCYCRFFNAFCYCRKISTNFPCGKN, from the exons ATGCTGAacgtgctgctgctgtgctgtgggctgctgcaggggatCCAGGCTGTCCTGGATCTCAGGAGTGCTGACCTGAGCTGTGGCCACCTGCAGAAGGCGAGcggggggctggaggggatggACAGAGCCCGCCCCGCCAGCCTGCAGCGGAAAGCGAAGGAGGCGTCTGCGGAGGCGGCAG GAGCTCTCCCAAGGCTGGGGTTTGAGCAGATGGCCCTGGGGGTCCAAGAAGCTGATGGTGACCTTGTGCAGAGGGGCAGCCTGCTGGAACCACAG GCATCATCCACAGAACTGCAAGCTGAGGGCCGTGAGGAGCGCTCCCCCCGCCGCTGTGTCCGTCTCCTGGAGTCCTGCCTGGGCCACCAGATCCCCTGCTGTGACCCCTGTGCCACCTGCTACTGCCGCTTCTTCAACGCCTTTTGCTACTGCAGGAAAATCAGCACCAACTTCCCCTGCGGCAAGAACTAG